A region of the Pseudarthrobacter phenanthrenivorans Sphe3 genome:
CGAACGGGTCAGCGGTGACGATGCCGACCATGAACTCCGCACGTCCATAGTGGCCAACGGTGCCCTGAACTCCAGCCACTGCCACCGCCTCTTCGATGCTGCCAGACACCGCGCAGAATTTTGGCAGGTCGGCTTGGAGCACCCACTGCTGAGACTCGGCGGCAGCTGGGTGATCCTCAGCGCGGACGGCGGGTCCGAGGTAACCCTTACCCACGAGTTTGAGGTGGATGGGGCAGCAGCCGGAGACCTCCCGGGGCTGATGCAGCGCACGATTGATGAATACAGCGGCCGTGAGCTCGAAGCGCTGCGCCTGAGTTCGGAGCGCCTGAGCCTGCTGGTGCAGCAGCACTCGGCGGGTGCCCACGCTAGCGAGGCCTAGAACGCAGCAGCGGGCGGCCCTGCGACAGATTTCCGCCCGCCGCAGGGCCGCCTACGCCATGACTGGGGTGCACGATGAAAAGTGCCCCGCCACTGCAGAATCAGCATGGGGGGCACCTATCAGCCAGGACTACGCAGGCTGTGGCACCGGGTTGTGGGAGTTGACAGGTATGGCGAGACCGTAGTGTTCGCGCAGTGTGCGTCCCGCGTATTCGCTCCGGAACAGGCCACGGTCCTGCAAAATTGGGACCACCTGGTCCACGAAAATCTCCAACCCGGAGGGCAATACCGGTGGCATGATATTGAATCCGTCGGCCGCACCTGCCTGGAACCAATCCTGGATGGCGTCCGCGACCTGGTCGGGAGTGCCGGAGAACGTCCGGTGCCCGCGGCCCCCGCCCAGCCGACCAATGAGCTGCCGCACGGTGAGATGTTCACGGCGCGCCAGGTTTACGATCAGCGTGTACCGGCTTTTGGCTCCCTCGATCTTGTCCTCGGATGGGAGGTCTGCCGGAAGCTGGGCGTCCAGCTTCAAGGATTCGGGTGCCACACGCAGCACGTTAGCGAGCTGCCGCCGGGCGTGTTCGGGCAGGATTAATTCATCCAACTCGCGCTCCAGCTTCAGGGCTTCGGCCTCGGAGGCGGCGATGACGGGAACAATGCCCGGCAGGATCTTGAGGGATCCCGGGTCCCGGCCGGCCGCCGTCGTCCGTCTCTTCAGGTCGGCATAGAAATCCTGCGCATCGGAGAGGGTCTGATGGGCAGTGAATACCGCCTCCGCGTACCGGGATGCGAACTCCTTCCCGTCCTCGGAGGAGCCGGCCTGGACCACGACCGGGCGCCCCTGGACGGATCTGGGGACATCCAAGGCGCCTTCCACCTGGAAATGCTTACCCTCGTGGTTGGCCGCGTGCACCCGGAAGGGGTCTGCCCACACTCCGGCGCCCTTGTCGGCCACCACAGCGCCGTCTTCCCAGCTGTCCCAAAGTTTTTGCGCCACGTCCAGGAACTCCGCAGCCCGTTCGTACCGCTGCGAGTGGCCCGGCTGGCCAGCCAGCGAGAAGTTCCGGGCTGCGGCGTCACCAGCTGTGGTCACCACGTTCCAGCCGGCCCTGCCCCCGCTGATGTGGTCCACCGAGGCGAACCGCCGCGCCAGGTTGTACGGCTCGTTGTAGGTGGTGGAGGCGGTGGCAATCAGCCCGATCCGCTCGGTAACGGCCGCTATGGCCGCGAGCAGGACAGTCGGCTCCAGGCTGGTGTACGGCCGCTGGGCCACATTCCCGTGCAGCACCGGTGAGTCGGCGAAGAAGATCGAATCCAGCTTTCCGCGCTCCGCAACCTTGGCCAGCCGCTGGAAATGCTTCACGTCCGTGCTGGCGGAACTGTTGCTCTCCGGCAGCCGCCACGATGCCTCGTGATGGCCGGTACTCATTAGGAATGCGTTCAGGTGCAGCT
Encoded here:
- a CDS encoding SRPBCC family protein, with the translated sequence MSLTTQRTTHRLIIKAPADLVFTVLRDSSHWPFLDGLTVYSERVSGDDADHELRTSIVANGALNSSHCHRLFDAARHRAEFWQVGLEHPLLRLGGSWVILSADGGSEVTLTHEFEVDGAAAGDLPGLMQRTIDEYSGRELEALRLSSERLSLLVQQHSAGAHASEA
- a CDS encoding LLM class flavin-dependent oxidoreductase yields the protein MSAPESGPRQLHLNAFLMSTGHHEASWRLPESNSSASTDVKHFQRLAKVAERGKLDSIFFADSPVLHGNVAQRPYTSLEPTVLLAAIAAVTERIGLIATASTTYNEPYNLARRFASVDHISGGRAGWNVVTTAGDAAARNFSLAGQPGHSQRYERAAEFLDVAQKLWDSWEDGAVVADKGAGVWADPFRVHAANHEGKHFQVEGALDVPRSVQGRPVVVQAGSSEDGKEFASRYAEAVFTAHQTLSDAQDFYADLKRRTTAAGRDPGSLKILPGIVPVIAASEAEALKLERELDELILPEHARRQLANVLRVAPESLKLDAQLPADLPSEDKIEGAKSRYTLIVNLARREHLTVRQLIGRLGGGRGHRTFSGTPDQVADAIQDWFQAGAADGFNIMPPVLPSGLEIFVDQVVPILQDRGLFRSEYAGRTLREHYGLAIPVNSHNPVPQPA